A portion of the Nitrospira sp. genome contains these proteins:
- a CDS encoding DUF1566 domain-containing protein encodes MRNTTVRLGMSISLAILIGGMTLANNSNQAFAAAPAKDDPHVGLAQNWDKVITGTTRFTLLADFANAAVRDNETGLVWEQAPDTPPRNWESARFYVGSCANKIVGGRKGWRLPSVVELSSLVDAVNLNPALPTGHPFSGVQPNVYWTATSDSDRPTIAWFVNFFNGQVTAGDKVANSFFVWCVRGGMNADQY; translated from the coding sequence GTGCGCAACACAACCGTTCGATTGGGAATGAGTATCTCGTTGGCGATCTTAATTGGTGGCATGACCTTGGCGAACAATAGTAACCAGGCTTTCGCAGCAGCACCAGCAAAAGATGATCCACATGTCGGCCTGGCGCAGAATTGGGATAAGGTTATCACAGGAACCACTCGGTTCACGCTTTTGGCAGACTTTGCCAACGCTGCGGTGCGGGATAATGAAACGGGGCTGGTGTGGGAACAGGCGCCGGATACGCCCCCCCGCAACTGGGAAAGCGCGCGTTTTTACGTCGGCTCTTGTGCCAACAAGATTGTGGGAGGTAGAAAGGGCTGGCGGTTGCCCTCTGTGGTGGAGCTGAGCAGTCTGGTGGACGCTGTCAACTTGAATCCGGCCTTGCCGACGGGCCATCCGTTTAGTGGTGTGCAGCCGAATGTCTATTGGACGGCTACATCGGACAGCGATCGTCCGACCATTGCGTGGTTCGTGAACTTCTTCAATGGTCAGGTGACTGCCGGTGATAAGGTGGCCAACTCCTTCTTTGTTTGGTGTGTTCGTGGTGGTATGAACGCGGATCAGTATTAG